In Nyctibius grandis isolate bNycGra1 chromosome 8, bNycGra1.pri, whole genome shotgun sequence, a single window of DNA contains:
- the LOC137666631 gene encoding platelet glycoprotein V-like — MGPLSGGLASRTARLAPAAGLICDKTMYQHFLLFFFLSFHPHKCQDQILGEDPYEMPKDYQEVYRGTKNDIKEIPKTAKPFISEVIFMQTSITAIRKGAFRYMPNLIKILFIGNKIKTVEPGAFDSLEKLRYLEISGASLEELAVGTFQNLPSLQKLELRDSHLRYIPKGLFDGLENLGELSLHIPSLPEGIFDSLVNLTFLDLARNRITTLPGDAFSKLPRLQVLRLYENELQDLPEGLLDSQLGLLELSLQRNRLKALPSMLLRSLSHLEKLFLDNNLIGVLPPQGFFGLNKLKLLTLGSNHIMELPCCLFDTMPHLRELDLGRNSLATIPDSIFVNLTSLGKLILSHNQLADLPRGAFTGLSKLLDLQMDTNQLSALDDEVFALLSNLKTLNLQKNQLESVSQGLLDPLKKLSSVYLSGNPWRCDCNLCYLHSWILGNSEKVKLSTQVSCKSPSHLAGQAVTSLREDHLICPATLPLSASFTPSLPFTSTSPQGMSTLLSSGTLPTAAPTTLSLTAFPIMALPTMLSPVATSAMLPTMPAEAFFTAPSPTMPSKAFIITPSPTVLPKTSINTPSSTYVPKTSITTPPPIVLPETSITTSSPTVLPQTSINTPSPTVLPETSINTPSPAVLPQTSINTPSPTVLPKASVSTPSPTVLPKNSINTPSPTVLPKASIATPSPTVLPKASISTPSPTVLPKNSINTPSPTVLPKASIATPIINRAAQGFHHHPIDSCATGGLQPVSNSSHHKPTASWGLQPRACTVHSSFCHHISANQPTGSYHQTSASCSSGAHREASHHAMGDTQYVACFRPPPGTLATPQGCCASHGPAGLTLPVPPCFCTRQGAVLCHCVGLVHG, encoded by the exons ATGGGACCCCTGTCTGGTGGCCTCGCTTCTCGCACGGCACGGCTTGCTCCGGCAGCGGGACTCATTTGTGACAA GACAATGTACcagcatttccttttgtttttcttcctctccttccatcCCCATAAATGCCAAGATCAAATCCTGGGTGAAGATCCATATGAAATGCCCAAAGACTACCAGGAGGTTTACAGAGGGACAAAAAATGACATCAAAGAGATTCCAAAGACTGCAAAGCCCTTCATTTCCGAGGTGATCTTTATGCAAACCAGCATCACTGCTATAAGGAAAGGTGCCTTCAGGTACATGCCCAACCTGatcaagattttatttattgGCAACAAGATCAAGACAGTTGAACCTGGAGCCTTTGATAGTTTGGAGAAGCTGAGATACCTGGAGATATCTGGTGCCTCGTTAGAAGAACTAGCTGTGGGCACTTTCCAAAACCTCCCAAGCTTGCAGAAGCTGGAGCTGAGAGACAGCCACCTCAGATACATCCCCAAAGGCCTGTTTGATGGGCTGGAAAATTTGGGAGAGCTCTCCCTGCACATCCCTTCTCTTCCAGAAGGCATTTTTGATTCCCTTGTCAATCTAACATTTTTGGACCTGGCTAGAAACAGGATCACAACTCTTCCTGGGGATGCCTTTAGCAAACTCCCCCGGCTGCAAGTCCTCCGGCTGTATGAGAATGAGTTGCAGGACCTCCCGGAGGGGCTGTTAGACAgtcagctggggctgctggagctcAGCCTCCAGAGGAACAGGCTCAAGGCACTGCCATCCATGCTCTTGAGGAGCCTCTCTCACCTGGAGAAACTCTTTTTGGACAACAACCTCATTGGCGTTCTCCCACCTCAGGGCTTTTTTGGTTTAAACAAATTGAAGCTGCTGACTCTGGGTTCAAACCACATTATGGAGCTCCCCTGCTGCCTTTTTGACACCATGCCACACCTGCGGGAGCTGGACCTGGGCAGGAACAGTTTGGCCACAATTCCAGACAGCATCTTCGTTAACCTCACGTCTCTTGGCAAACTCATCTTGTCCCACAACCAGCTAGCGGACCTACCAAGAGGAGCCTTCACTGGGCTCAGCAAGCTCTTGGACCTCCAGATGGATACAAACCAGCTCTCTGCTCTGGATGATGAGgtctttgctttgctctcaAATCTGAAAACCCTCAACCTTCAGAAAAACCAGCTGGAGAGTGTCTCCCAAGGGCTCCTGGACCCCCTGAAGAAGCTCAGCTCAGTCTATCTCAGTGGGAACCCGTGGAGATGTGACTGCAACCTCTGCTACCTGCACAGCTGGATCCTGGGCAACAGTGAGAAAGTCAAATTGTCCACCCAAGTGTCATGCAAGAGTCCATCCCACCTGGCAGGACAAGCAGTGACATCACTGAGGGAAGACCACTTAATTTGCCCAGCTACTCTGcctctttcagcttcttttacCCCATCTCTGCCATTCACCTCCACATCACCACAAGGAATGTCAACCTTGCTGTCATCTGGAACCTTGCCCACTGCAGCGCCAACCACATTGTCATTGACAGCATTTCCCATCATGGCACTACCAACTATGCTGTCACCTGTGGCCACCTCTGCCATGTTGCCAACCATGCCAGCGGAGGCCTTCTTCACTGCTCCATCACCAACTATGCCATCTAAGGCCTTCATAATCACCCCATCACCAACTGTGCTGCCCAAGACCTCCATCAACACACCATCATCAACTTATGTGCCTAAGACCTCCATCACTACCCCACCACCAATTGTGCTGCCTGAGACTTCCATCACCACCTCATCACCAACTGTACTGCCCCAGACCTCCATCAACACCCCATCACCAACTGTACTGCCCGAGACCTCCATCAACACACCATCGCCAGCTGTGCTGCCCCAGACCTCCATCAACACCCCATCACCAACTGTGCTGCCCAAGGCTTCTGTCAGCACCCCATCACCAACTGTGCTGCCCAAGAACTCCATCAACACACCATCACCAACTGTGCTGCCAAAGGCCTCCATTGCCACCCCATCACCAACTGTGCTGCCCAAGGCTTCTATCAGCACCCCATCACCAACTGTGCTGCCCAAGAACTCCATCAACACACCATCACCAACTGTGCTGCCAAAGGCCTCCATTGCCACCCCCATCATCAACCGTGCTGCCCAAGGCTTCCATCACCACCCCATTGACAGCTGTGCTACAGGAGGCCTTCAGCCTGTGTCCAATTCCAGCCATCATAAGCCTACAGCCTCCTGGGGCCTCCAGCCCAGAGCCTGCACTGTCCACTCGAGCTTCTGCCACCACATCAGTGCCAACCAGCCCACTGGCAGCTACCACCAGACAAGtgcctcctgctcttctggtgccCACAGAGAGGCCAGCCACCATGCCATGGGAGACACCCAGTATGTCGCTTGTTTCAGGCCACCCCCCGGCACTCTGGCCAccccccagggctgctgtgccAGCCATGGTCCCGCTGGCCTCACACTCCCCGTCCCACCATGCTTCTGCACCAGGCAGGGAGCGGTACTGTGCCACTGTGTTGGGCTTGTCCACGGTTGA
- the LOC137666633 gene encoding carboxypeptidase N subunit 2-like: protein MLHLCRLVVYTLLGLGSLLVGGLPLPCPPSCQCYDTSKVFCSEERMREIPAGLPGNATQLFFVETALSSVRRGALGSSTTLTKLVFLNNNIQELEAGAFQGLPSLAELGVSGNPLPAVSPGVLVGLPSLSKLSLGANAIRTLQPGLFVAAGCLQDLSLPGNKIEVLPPSIFRPLRRLQSLDLSQNALVELPAGLLAPLTTLRLLKLSDNLLERVPPSAFGALGLLAELHLDGNRLEELPAGAFAGLGELRRLQLQHNVLGSLAPDIFAGLPNLTVLSLEGNCLATLPAALFTGTPHLLHLSLARNRLERLPQGLFANLSALQTLALSHNAMVHLYAGVFQGLAGLTALQLSHNNLSSLPAGLLTGLPLLTALALHHNRLARLPPGLFDANEELVRVELGDNPWACDCRLAYLLGWLQGFAEPLTHAQASCASPDALQGRSLLEVPQGRLECPGAPGIPPEEGWDGEPGEDAPGRCTYSNPEGTVSMACDATSCQQLSLRLPPSPPGQAAGPGPVFQGAWVLRSRCGTLQVRVLVTAPSGDEATSPGLPAVP from the exons ATGCTGCACTTG tgcaggctGGTTGTCTACacgctgctggggctggggtccctgctggtgggggggctgcccctgccctgtccccccagCTGCCAATGCTACGACACCTCCAAAGTCTTCTGCTCGGAGGAGAGGATGCGGGAGATCCCGGCGGGCCTGCCAGGGAATGCCACCCAGCTCTTCTTCGTGGAGACGGCCCTGAGCAGCGTCCGCAGAGGGGCCCTGGGCTCCAGCACCACCCTCACCAAGCTGGTCTTCCTCAACAACAACATCCAGGAGCTGGAGGCCGGTGCCTTTCAGGGGCTGCCCAGCCTCGCCGAGCTGGGGGTGTCGGGCAACCCCTTGCCGGCAGTCAGCccgggggtgctggtggggctgcCCAGCCTCAGCAAGCTCTCCCTGGGTGCCAACGCCATCCGCACCCTGCAGCCGGGGCTCTTCGTGGCTGCCGGCTGCCTGCAGGACCTGAGCTTGCCGGGGAACAAGATTGAGGTGCTGCCCCCCAGCATCTTCCGCCCACTCCGGCGCCTCCAGAGCCTGGACCTCTCGCAGAATGCCCTGGTTGAGCTGCCGGCCGGGCTCCTGGCCCCCCTCACCACCCTCCGCCTCCTCAAACTCAGCGACAACCTGCTGGAGCGGGTGCCCCCCAGCGCCTTCGGGGCGCTGGGCTTGCTGGCTGAGCTCCACCTGGATGGCAACcggctggaggagctgccagCCGGCGCCTTCGccgggctgggggagctgcggcggctgcagctgcagcacaacgtcctgggcagcctggctCCCGACATCTTCGCTGGTCTCCCCAACCTGACCGTCCTCAGCCTGGAGGGCAACTGCCTGGCTACCCTGCCCGCCGCCCTCTTCACTGGCACCCCTCACCTCCTCCACCTGTCGCTGGCTCGCAACCGGCTGGAGAGGCTGCCCCAGGGGCTCTTCGCCAACCTGTCAGCGCTGCAGACCCTGGCGCTCTCGCACAATGCCATGGTCCATCTCTATGCCGGGGTTTTCcaggggctggcggggctgACAGCGTTGCAGCTGAGCCACAACAACctctccagcctgcctgccGGGCTGCTGACCGGGCTGCCCCTCCTCACCGCCCTGGCCCTGCACCACAACCGCCTGGCCCGCCTGCCCCCAGGGCTCTTCGATGCCAATGAGGAGCTGGTGCGCGTGGAGCTGGGCGACAACCCTTGGGCCTGTGACTGTCGCCTTGCCTATCTCCTGGGCTGGCTCCAGGGCTTCGCCGAGCCCCTCACCCACGCACAAGCCTCCTGCGCCAGCCCCGACGCTCTCCAGGGCCGGTCCCTGCTGGAGGTCCCCCAGGGGCGGCTGGAGTGCCCAGGAGCGCCTGGCATCCCCCCGGAGgagggctgggatggggagCCGGGGGAGGATGCTCCGGGGCGGTGCACCTACAGCAACCCCGAGGGCACTGTAAGCATGGCCTGTGATGCCACgagctgccagcagctcagccttcgcctccctccttctcctcccgggcaggcagcggggccggggccggtgtTCCAGGGTGCCTGGGTGCTGCGCTCCCGCTGTGGCACACTGCAGGTCAGGGTCCTCGTCACAGCACCGAGCGGGGATGAGGCCACATCGCCAGGTCTCCCTGCTGTGCCCTAG